In Chloroflexota bacterium, the DNA window GGCCTCTGTCCGCAGTGCGGCAATGCAAATCCGGACGAAGCCATATTCTGCCAGAAATGCGGCACGCCTGTCGGCAAGCCCACCCAGAAATCAGACGTGCCCCAGCCTGGGATGGCAAGTGAAAGTCGCCCCGGACTCTGTCCCCAGTGCGGAAAGGCAAATCCAGAACAGGCCCGGTTCTGTCTCAGTTGCGGGGCGGCTCTCCAGACGTTTTTCCAGAAACCCAGCGTCAGCCAAGCAGTAGTATCAACGCAGACAACGAAAATCGTGGCAATCATCGGCGCCGCAGTCATCTTGGTCGGTTTTCTTACTCCCTGGATAACAATCAGCGGATGGGTGTCCGCAAACATATCTGCGTTGGACTGGATAAGGGGCTGGAGCTTCGGGGGTGAGACTTTGGATAGAAGGGGCGAGGTTTACCTTGCTTTGATCGGCGTTCTGCTTGCCGTGGTAGGCGCCATATCTGCCCTGGCCAGTCCAAAGACAAAGGCGCGCTGGGCCACACTCATCTTGTTGGGAGGGATAGCTTCGATTCTGGCCGCTGTCTGGGGAATCGTCGATATTGGAAGTCACGCCGACCTGGGTGTATCGGGTGGCTACGGATACGGCGTGTACCTGACATTGATCGGTGGCCTATTGAGTCTGGGCGCGCTGCTGGGCTCGAGGCGCTGGCTTGAGACACTCTTCAAACGCTGGTTTTTGACCACCTAATGTACTTCTCCAAACAAGATCATGGAGAGAGCACTAGGGTGGGCTGTGCCCACCCCCACCCGTACCATGCTCCCGGCTGATCTCCTGAGAGAACTCGGCGGTTGGGTTACCAGCCGTCCCTGCGTGCCTGGCCTCCTGCCCCACCTCCCCACTCCCCCCACCACCTGCTCCTGCCCTGGGGGCAGTCGCCCCTTCCACCGAAACGAACCCCACCAACGCCGTGGTCATCGCAACCTGGGCGTAGTGCCCCCCCTTCATATCCAGGCTGAGGTTGACAGCCTCTACCGTCCAAACTATCCTAGGGAGACCCACAGCGATATTTCTAGACAACCAAGACTACTCATAGGGGGACGAAATGAAACGACACGATTCTAGGTTCCTGGTATGCGCCCTAGCTGTATTGATGCTACTTCTCTTGACTGTACCGTTGGTTGCGTGTGGTAATGGCGGAAGCGATGGTGATGGCAACGGCAATGGCAATGGTAATGGCGATGCGAACACA includes these proteins:
- a CDS encoding zinc ribbon domain-containing protein, whose amino-acid sequence is MTLFGFLVIFLAIIGLIALVYTIVVRAGRVGRGTRPAVCPQCGNANPDGARFCQKCRTPVGNSIQQSAASQVTTASESRPGLCPQCGNANPDEAIFCQKCGTPVGKPTQKSDVPQPGMASESRPGLCPQCGKANPEQARFCLSCGAALQTFFQKPSVSQAVVSTQTTKIVAIIGAAVILVGFLTPWITISGWVSANISALDWIRGWSFGGETLDRRGEVYLALIGVLLAVVGAISALASPKTKARWATLILLGGIASILAAVWGIVDIGSHADLGVSGGYGYGVYLTLIGGLLSLGALLGSRRWLETLFKRWFLTT